The DNA region CAACGCAAGGACGCCGAGCTCTGCGCACGTTTATTGGCCCGCGGTCACGTGGCCACGCCGCGCTCCTCGAACAGGCGCTGCAGCGCCGCCTCCAGGCACGCGCTGGTCCCGCGCAGCCCCGACACCACGCGCGCCGCCCACCGGAAGTACTCCTGCACGCGCTCCGCCGACCACCCTGCGGGGATACGCGTGACGTCACTTCCGCCCCGGAGACGGCCGCAGCCATAGTGTCCCCCCCCGACATAGCCGGCCCCGGCCCAGCGCAGCCCCAGGGCCCCTCCGTGTCTCGGCACGGCCAACAGCACTGCCcgtgctgctgcctggccccggccccgccgtgccGCCGGCGCGGGCGGTACCTTGCGGGGTGCAGCGGTTCAGGTCCCGCAGGTTGTACAGCTTGTCCGCCAGTTTGACCAGCTTGGCCCGGCGGCTGCTAAGCGGAGCGCGCTCGATCTGCAGCCGCTTGCGCTCCATCTTGGGCAAGGCCTTGTCGTCCGTCACCTCCTCCACCACGCGCCGCACCTCTGCCCCGAAACACTCCTCGATCTCGGAGAAGGTGGTGTCCGTGTCCTCCACCGTGTCGTGCAGGAGGGCGGCCTGGGCGAGGAGGGG from Prinia subflava isolate CZ2003 ecotype Zambia chromosome 15, Cam_Psub_1.2, whole genome shotgun sequence includes:
- the HDDC3 gene encoding guanosine-3',5'-bis(diphosphate) 3'-pyrophosphohydrolase MESH1, producing the protein MSSEAAGMSSEVAGMGSEMARLLEAVDFAARKHKDQRRMDPEGTPYINHPIGVARILAHEAGVTDIVVLQAALLHDTVEDTDTTFSEIEECFGAEVRRVVEEVTDDKALPKMERKRLQIERAPLSSRRAKLVKLADKLYNLRDLNRCTPQGWSAERVQEYFRWAARVVSGLRGTSACLEAALQRLFEERGVAT